A section of the Ornithinimicrobium sufpigmenti genome encodes:
- the hemL gene encoding glutamate-1-semialdehyde 2,1-aminomutase, whose translation MTHPVTPYPLDAPISEELLGRAREVIPGGVNSPVRAFRSVGGTPRFMERAQGPWLWDADGRRYVDLVCSWGPMILGHAHPDVLAAVSEAAAQGFSFGTPTAREVALAEEIVARVEPVEQVRLVNSGTEATMSALRLARGFTGRSVVVKFAGCYHGHVDALLAQAGSGVATFALPDSSGVPQSAAGETVVLPYNDVPALEQLFAERGDQVAAVITEAAPGNMGVVPPEPGFTDALRRVTREHGALLISDEVMTGFRCSRAGWYGLEGAPQGGAPDLFTFGKVMGGGFPTAAFGGRADVMALLAPEGPVYQAGTLSGNPVASAAGLATLQACTDQTYHRLDQVSQALAGAVTESFTRHGVPHRIQWAGSMFSVFFREGAVRNYTDAQAQDQERFARFFHAMLRRGVHLPPSCFEAWFVSAAHDDEAVEVAVAAIQESAAEVA comes from the coding sequence ATGACGCACCCGGTCACCCCCTACCCCCTGGACGCACCCATCTCGGAGGAGCTGCTCGGCCGGGCCCGGGAGGTCATCCCCGGCGGGGTCAACTCCCCAGTCCGTGCCTTCCGCTCGGTCGGCGGCACGCCGCGGTTCATGGAGCGGGCGCAGGGGCCGTGGCTGTGGGACGCCGACGGACGTCGCTACGTCGACCTCGTCTGCTCCTGGGGGCCGATGATCCTGGGCCACGCCCACCCTGACGTGCTGGCCGCGGTCAGCGAGGCCGCGGCGCAGGGCTTCTCGTTCGGGACGCCCACGGCGCGGGAGGTCGCGCTGGCCGAGGAGATCGTCGCGCGGGTCGAGCCCGTCGAGCAGGTGCGGCTGGTCAACTCCGGCACCGAGGCGACGATGAGCGCGCTGCGCCTGGCGCGTGGGTTCACCGGCCGTTCCGTGGTCGTGAAGTTCGCTGGGTGCTACCACGGTCACGTCGACGCGCTGCTGGCGCAGGCCGGCTCGGGGGTGGCGACCTTCGCGCTGCCCGACAGCTCCGGCGTGCCGCAGAGCGCGGCCGGCGAGACGGTCGTGCTGCCCTACAACGACGTGCCCGCCCTCGAGCAGCTCTTCGCCGAGCGCGGCGACCAGGTCGCCGCGGTGATCACCGAGGCGGCCCCCGGCAACATGGGGGTCGTGCCGCCGGAGCCCGGTTTCACCGACGCCCTGCGCCGGGTGACCCGCGAGCACGGCGCGCTGCTCATCAGTGACGAGGTGATGACCGGGTTCCGGTGCTCGCGAGCCGGCTGGTACGGGTTGGAGGGTGCTCCGCAGGGCGGGGCCCCGGACCTGTTCACCTTCGGCAAGGTCATGGGCGGCGGCTTCCCGACCGCGGCCTTCGGCGGTCGCGCCGACGTGATGGCGCTGCTCGCCCCGGAGGGGCCGGTCTACCAGGCGGGGACCCTGTCCGGGAACCCGGTCGCCTCCGCCGCGGGCCTGGCCACCCTGCAGGCCTGCACCGACCAGACCTACCACCGGCTGGACCAGGTGAGCCAGGCGCTCGCCGGTGCGGTGACCGAGTCGTTCACGCGGCACGGCGTACCCCACCGGATCCAGTGGGCCGGCTCGATGTTCTCCGTCTTCTTCCGCGAGGGTGCGGTGCGCAACTACACCGATGCGCAGGCGCAGGACCAGGAGCGCTTCGCCCGGTTCTTCCATGCCATGCTGCGCCGCGGCGTCCACCTGCCACCCAGCTGCTTCGAGGCGTGGTTCGTCTCCGCCGCGCACGACGACGAGGCGGTCGAGGTGGCGGTCGCGGCGATCCAGGAGAGCGCGGCGGAGGTCGCCTGA
- a CDS encoding histidine phosphatase family protein translates to MTSADRDAALSDDAGRSDRADTRRTLYDGMPVTLVHVVRHGEVHNPGRILYGRLPGHHLSERGHQMARAAADHLAQRDVVHVVSSPLERARETATPIAEAHGLPVALDDNLIESSNVLEGLVVDAAALRSRWRHLLNPLRPSWGEPYRQIAARMQDALADARRRAEGHEAVMVSHQLPIWMLRRSIQGRRLVHHPRRRECSLASVTSVLFHGTFPVRVMYAEPAAHLLAGAVDVTGASREALP, encoded by the coding sequence ATGACCTCTGCCGACCGTGACGCCGCCCTGAGCGACGACGCCGGCCGGTCGGACCGCGCCGACACTCGCCGGACCCTGTACGACGGGATGCCGGTGACGCTGGTGCACGTGGTGCGCCATGGCGAGGTCCACAATCCCGGCAGGATCCTCTACGGCCGGCTGCCCGGCCACCACCTCTCCGAGCGAGGCCATCAGATGGCCCGGGCCGCGGCCGACCACCTGGCTCAGCGGGACGTGGTCCACGTCGTGAGCTCGCCCCTGGAGCGCGCGCGGGAGACCGCGACGCCGATCGCGGAGGCGCACGGCCTGCCCGTCGCCCTGGATGACAACCTCATCGAGAGCAGCAACGTCCTGGAGGGTCTGGTCGTCGATGCCGCCGCCCTGCGCTCCCGGTGGCGGCACCTGCTCAACCCGCTACGCCCGTCGTGGGGTGAGCCGTACCGGCAGATCGCCGCCCGCATGCAGGACGCGCTGGCTGACGCCCGGCGGCGCGCCGAGGGGCACGAGGCGGTCATGGTCAGCCACCAGCTGCCGATCTGGATGCTGCGCCGCTCCATCCAGGGCCGACGGTTGGTCCACCATCCCCGACGCCGCGAGTGCAGCCTGGCGTCGGTGACCAGTGTCCTCTTCCACGGCACCTTCCCGGTGCGGGTGATGTATGCCGAGCCCGCCGCCCACCTGCTCGCCGGGGCGGTCGACGTCACCGGTGCCTCCCGGGAGGCGCTGCCCTGA
- a CDS encoding TlpA family protein disulfide reductase produces MTRHFTHRLAEARSTARNEARSTARNEATRTARSKARSKARSRTSRTALVSAAAALLLLSACSDDGTSINDQMRQGDQKGYVAGDGRIEQLAPEDRSTVIELSGTTLEDDPWTSAEHLGEIVVINVWGSWCGPCDAEAPDLVEVSEAFAEAGEPVTFIGVNHRDSVQNAIAFERRHGVPYPSLLDDGGRTLAQLQGLATSRPTTMLLDGEGRVAARVNGQVDASTLRGLVEDVLADEPAAEAATQTADETVPGAADETSRGASR; encoded by the coding sequence ATGACCAGACACTTCACGCACAGGCTGGCCGAGGCCAGGAGCACGGCCCGGAACGAGGCCAGGAGCACGGCCCGGAACGAGGCGACGCGCACGGCCAGGAGCAAGGCCAGGAGCAAGGCCAGGAGCAGGACGAGCCGCACGGCGCTGGTCTCCGCCGCCGCGGCGCTCCTGCTGCTCTCGGCCTGCTCCGACGACGGCACGAGCATCAACGACCAGATGCGCCAGGGTGACCAGAAGGGCTACGTCGCCGGCGACGGGCGGATCGAGCAGCTGGCCCCCGAGGACCGCAGCACGGTCATCGAGCTGTCCGGGACCACCCTCGAGGACGACCCGTGGACCTCGGCGGAGCACCTGGGGGAGATCGTGGTCATCAACGTCTGGGGGTCCTGGTGCGGGCCCTGCGACGCCGAGGCACCCGACCTGGTCGAGGTGTCCGAGGCCTTCGCCGAGGCCGGTGAACCGGTCACCTTCATCGGTGTCAACCACCGCGACAGCGTCCAGAACGCGATCGCCTTCGAGCGCCGCCACGGGGTCCCCTACCCCTCCCTCCTCGACGACGGCGGCCGCACCCTGGCGCAGCTGCAGGGTCTGGCCACCTCCCGGCCGACGACGATGCTGCTCGACGGCGAGGGCCGCGTCGCCGCCCGCGTCAACGGGCAGGTAGACGCGAGCACGCTGCGCGGGCTGGTCGAGGACGTGCTCGCCGACGAGCCCGCCGCAGAGGCCGCCACGCAGACCGCCGACGAGACAGTCCCCGGGGCCGCCGACGAGACAAGCCGCGGGGCTTCCCGATGA
- a CDS encoding cytochrome c biogenesis CcdA family protein, producing the protein MNELVLSGPLLLAALVAALAGLVSFASPCVLPLVPGFLGYVGGMAPVATRGTATDTASASAGASSAGTSTATSTRTRAAAPTGRGRLMLGAVLFVLGFTAVFLSMSVVISGLGLVLTRHQGLLLQVAGALVIVLGLVMVLQPGASWQVRWRPAAGLAGAPLLGVAFGLGFTACTGPALVAIQTLGTSIIPGQDQVGRALVLGTAYSLGLGLPFLLMAAGLGWVSRASRWVRDHYLVIQRTGGGLLILLGLLMVTGFWAEATAWVQTRFVSGFETVL; encoded by the coding sequence ATGAACGAGCTGGTCCTCTCCGGCCCGCTGCTCCTGGCCGCTCTCGTCGCCGCGCTGGCCGGCCTGGTCTCCTTCGCCTCCCCGTGCGTGCTCCCGCTCGTGCCTGGCTTCCTCGGGTATGTCGGCGGCATGGCACCGGTCGCGACGCGCGGCACTGCCACCGACACCGCGTCAGCTTCGGCAGGGGCGTCCTCGGCCGGCACGTCGACGGCCACCTCCACCCGCACGCGGGCCGCAGCCCCCACCGGTCGCGGGCGCCTCATGCTCGGGGCGGTGCTCTTCGTGCTCGGCTTCACCGCCGTCTTCCTGTCGATGAGCGTGGTCATCTCCGGGCTCGGGCTGGTCCTCACCCGGCACCAGGGCCTGCTCCTGCAGGTCGCCGGGGCCCTCGTCATCGTCCTGGGTCTGGTCATGGTGCTCCAGCCGGGCGCCAGCTGGCAGGTGCGGTGGCGCCCGGCTGCCGGGCTGGCCGGCGCACCTCTCTTGGGCGTCGCCTTCGGGCTGGGCTTCACCGCCTGCACCGGACCGGCCCTGGTGGCCATCCAGACGCTGGGCACCTCGATCATCCCGGGCCAGGACCAGGTGGGGCGCGCGCTGGTGCTGGGCACGGCATACTCCCTCGGCCTGGGCCTGCCCTTCCTGCTCATGGCGGCCGGCCTGGGCTGGGTGAGCCGGGCCTCGCGCTGGGTGCGTGACCACTACCTGGTGATCCAGCGGACCGGCGGTGGCCTGCTGATCCTGCTCGGCCTGCTCATGGTGACCGGCTTCTGGGCCGAGGCCACCGCCTGGGTGCAGACCCGGTTCGTCTCGGGCTTCGAGACGGTGCTCTAG
- the resB gene encoding cytochrome c biogenesis protein ResB, protein MATPTGEQQRIEPDYPKDRTQLGGPRLGVVGWARWAWRQLTSMRTALALLLLLAVAAIPGSIWPQRSVDPVRVRAFFDDNPELAPWLDRLYLFDVYSSPWFAAIYLLLMISLVGCILPRMRQHLGSLRAEPPRAPRRLGRMPVRRHATLDATPAEVVAAARAALGDKRFRLRGEDEDALAVSAEKGYLKETGNLVFHLALLGIIVAVGAGSLFGWRGEIIIKEGEAWTADAGTFDTLNLGPLVDELDIPAFTLTLERLDVEFESQAEGAQFGQPRRFEGVATVEVPGQEPRQQDFAVNQPLSVDGDSVYLLGNGYAPVVTVRDAQGEILFSDAVTFLPQDNNYGSEGAVKVPGRDPGLGLVGGFFPTFTATEDAMGSAFPGLADPRLILTAFEGELFPDGRPQSVFSIDTEEMTQLTLDNGDPVAFALQPGDTYELPDGTVVEFEGIIRWGGLLVRHDPGRMPALVISMLALAGLALMLGVKRRRVYVRVEPGSAGPGGQRHTGVTVAGLPKGTDPGLDGVVEDVLARIAQAVDSQQSSTTPARTARQTAEHTQNKDEA, encoded by the coding sequence ATGGCGACACCGACCGGAGAGCAGCAGCGGATCGAGCCGGACTACCCCAAGGACCGCACCCAGCTGGGTGGTCCCCGGCTGGGCGTGGTCGGCTGGGCGCGGTGGGCCTGGCGGCAGCTGACCAGCATGCGGACCGCGCTGGCCCTGCTGCTCCTGCTCGCCGTCGCCGCGATCCCGGGGTCGATCTGGCCCCAGCGCAGCGTGGACCCGGTCCGGGTGCGCGCCTTCTTCGATGACAACCCGGAGCTGGCGCCGTGGCTGGACCGGCTCTACCTCTTCGACGTCTACTCCTCGCCGTGGTTCGCGGCGATCTACCTGCTGCTGATGATCAGCCTGGTCGGCTGCATCCTGCCCCGGATGCGGCAGCACCTGGGCTCGCTGCGCGCCGAGCCCCCCAGGGCGCCGCGCCGGCTCGGCCGGATGCCCGTGCGCCGGCACGCCACCCTCGACGCCACCCCGGCAGAGGTGGTGGCCGCGGCGCGCGCCGCGCTGGGGGACAAGCGTTTCCGGCTGAGGGGCGAGGACGAGGACGCCCTCGCCGTCTCGGCCGAGAAGGGCTACCTGAAGGAGACCGGCAACCTCGTCTTCCACCTGGCGCTGCTCGGCATCATCGTGGCGGTCGGTGCCGGCAGCCTGTTCGGCTGGCGCGGGGAGATCATCATCAAGGAGGGGGAGGCGTGGACCGCCGACGCGGGCACCTTCGACACCCTCAACCTGGGCCCGCTGGTCGACGAGCTGGACATCCCCGCGTTCACCCTGACCCTGGAGCGGCTCGACGTCGAGTTCGAGAGCCAGGCCGAGGGCGCGCAGTTCGGTCAGCCCCGCCGGTTCGAGGGTGTGGCGACCGTCGAGGTGCCCGGGCAGGAGCCGCGGCAGCAGGACTTCGCGGTCAACCAGCCTCTGTCCGTCGACGGCGACTCGGTCTACCTGCTCGGCAACGGCTATGCCCCGGTCGTCACCGTCCGCGACGCGCAGGGCGAGATTCTCTTCTCCGACGCGGTGACCTTCCTGCCGCAGGACAACAACTACGGCAGCGAGGGTGCGGTCAAGGTGCCGGGGCGCGACCCCGGCCTGGGCCTGGTCGGCGGCTTCTTCCCGACGTTCACCGCCACCGAGGACGCCATGGGCTCCGCCTTCCCCGGCCTGGCCGACCCGCGGCTGATCCTCACCGCCTTCGAGGGTGAGCTCTTCCCCGACGGCCGACCGCAGTCGGTCTTCTCCATCGACACCGAGGAGATGACCCAGCTCACCCTGGACAACGGCGACCCGGTGGCCTTCGCCCTGCAGCCGGGGGACACCTACGAGCTCCCGGACGGGACCGTCGTGGAGTTCGAGGGGATCATCCGCTGGGGCGGGCTGCTGGTCCGCCACGACCCCGGCCGGATGCCGGCGCTGGTGATCTCGATGCTCGCGCTGGCCGGCCTGGCCCTCATGCTGGGGGTCAAGCGCCGCCGCGTCTACGTGCGCGTCGAGCCGGGCTCGGCGGGGCCGGGCGGGCAGCGGCATACTGGAGTGACCGTCGCCGGCCTGCCCAAAGGCACCGACCCCGGCCTGGACGGCGTGGTCGAGGACGTGCTGGCGCGGATCGCCCAGGCCGTCGATTCGCAGCAGAGCAGCACGACACCGGCACGGACGGCACGACAGACTGCAGAACACACTCAGAACAAGGACGAGGCATGA
- the ccsB gene encoding c-type cytochrome biogenesis protein CcsB, whose translation MTDPTMAMTSDIAIWVAIAVLALALIAFSVHLALAGAATDRRADVKARQKVGAAVAGGSTAGGALTTTFPGEPVDEQTSTGPTATSTALAPPTDGATSPAARRWGVIGLQLTWLATLLVVAGTVFRMLSVTRAPLGNMYEFVLVTASFALLVYSAWSLRRARLWLGIFVVLPVTLMLVAAKLWWYTEASQLMPALESAWLIIHVTIATLSIALFVIGAGLATAYLVKDRAETKGSVRGWLAALPAAPALERMTYGIHVLAFPLWTFTVISGAIWAEQAWGRYWGWDPKETWSFVIWVVYAAYLHARATSSWSTRKATWVAIVGFLCIVINYTIVNLLMTGLHSYSGVAS comes from the coding sequence ATGACCGACCCCACCATGGCCATGACCAGCGACATCGCGATCTGGGTCGCGATCGCGGTGCTGGCCCTCGCGCTGATCGCCTTCTCGGTGCACCTGGCCCTGGCCGGGGCGGCCACCGACCGTCGCGCTGACGTCAAGGCCCGGCAGAAGGTGGGCGCTGCCGTGGCCGGTGGCAGCACGGCCGGTGGCGCGCTGACCACCACCTTCCCCGGCGAGCCGGTCGACGAGCAGACCTCGACCGGGCCCACGGCCACGAGCACCGCGCTGGCGCCCCCCACCGACGGCGCCACCAGCCCCGCGGCCCGGCGCTGGGGCGTCATCGGGCTGCAGCTGACCTGGTTGGCGACCCTGCTCGTCGTCGCCGGCACGGTCTTCCGGATGCTCTCGGTGACCCGGGCCCCCCTGGGCAATATGTACGAGTTCGTGCTGGTCACCGCCTCGTTCGCCCTCCTGGTCTACTCCGCGTGGAGCCTGCGCCGGGCGCGGCTGTGGCTGGGGATCTTCGTCGTCCTGCCGGTCACCCTCATGCTGGTCGCGGCCAAGCTGTGGTGGTACACCGAGGCCTCCCAGCTGATGCCGGCCCTGGAGAGCGCCTGGCTGATCATCCACGTGACGATCGCCACCCTCTCCATCGCGTTGTTCGTCATCGGTGCGGGCCTGGCCACGGCCTACCTCGTCAAGGACCGCGCCGAGACCAAGGGCAGCGTCCGCGGGTGGCTGGCGGCGCTGCCGGCCGCGCCCGCCCTGGAGCGGATGACCTACGGCATCCACGTCCTGGCCTTCCCGCTGTGGACCTTCACCGTCATCTCCGGCGCGATCTGGGCCGAGCAGGCCTGGGGCCGCTACTGGGGCTGGGACCCCAAGGAGACGTGGTCCTTCGTCATCTGGGTGGTGTATGCCGCCTACCTGCACGCCCGCGCGACGTCCAGTTGGTCCACCCGCAAGGCGACCTGGGTCGCCATCGTCGGCTTCCTCTGCATCGTCATCAACTACACGATCGTCAACCTGCTGATGACCGGCCTGCACTCCTACTCGGGGGTGGCGAGCTGA
- a CDS encoding DUF4229 domain-containing protein, producing MLLARYTAMRFLLFVGFFAIFILFLPPLWAVVAGLLASMAASFFILRPDRDRLAANLEQRVEKQITRRREQIDSERTAED from the coding sequence ATGCTGCTGGCGCGCTACACCGCGATGCGCTTCCTGCTCTTCGTCGGCTTCTTCGCCATCTTCATCCTCTTCCTGCCGCCGCTGTGGGCCGTGGTCGCCGGGCTGCTCGCCTCGATGGCCGCCTCCTTCTTCATCCTGCGGCCCGACCGCGACCGGCTGGCGGCGAACCTGGAGCAGCGGGTGGAGAAGCAGATCACCCGGCGGCGCGAGCAGATCGACTCCGAGCGCACCGCCGAGGACTGA
- a CDS encoding 1,4-dihydroxy-2-naphthoate polyprenyltransferase produces the protein MATLAQWTEGARPRTLPAAIAPVLVGTAAAHAAGNANLGLGLLALLVALGFQVGVNYANDYSDGIRGTDEDRVGPVRLVGQRLADPANVKAAAFACFFAASVAGLALVALSNAWWLMLVGIAALWAAWHYTGGKNPYGYRGLGEVMVFLFFGLFAVLGTTWTQAQALTLGAVGGAIGCGALACAILVTNNLRDLRTDEAAGKRTLAVRLGDHRTRLLYVALVVVAFLAVGLAAIAHPTALVGLVALPLAIRPVRVVLRGAAGRRLIPALVQTGVLQLGYAVALTVGLVLA, from the coding sequence ATGGCTACCCTCGCCCAGTGGACCGAGGGGGCGCGTCCGCGCACGCTCCCCGCAGCCATCGCCCCCGTCCTGGTGGGCACCGCCGCCGCGCACGCCGCGGGCAACGCCAACCTCGGGCTGGGGCTTCTGGCCCTGCTCGTCGCGCTCGGCTTCCAGGTCGGCGTCAACTACGCCAACGACTACTCCGACGGCATCCGCGGCACTGACGAGGACCGGGTCGGACCCGTGCGCCTGGTCGGTCAGCGCCTCGCGGACCCGGCCAACGTCAAGGCCGCCGCCTTCGCCTGCTTCTTCGCCGCCTCGGTGGCCGGTCTGGCCCTGGTCGCGCTGTCGAACGCCTGGTGGCTGATGCTGGTCGGGATCGCCGCGCTGTGGGCCGCCTGGCACTACACCGGCGGCAAGAACCCCTACGGCTACCGCGGCCTGGGCGAGGTGATGGTCTTCCTCTTCTTCGGGCTCTTCGCCGTCCTGGGCACCACCTGGACCCAGGCCCAGGCGCTCACCCTCGGCGCCGTCGGCGGAGCCATCGGCTGCGGCGCCCTCGCCTGCGCGATCCTCGTCACCAACAACCTGCGCGACCTGCGGACCGACGAGGCCGCCGGCAAGCGCACCCTCGCGGTGCGGCTCGGCGACCACCGTACCCGGCTGCTCTACGTCGCCCTGGTCGTCGTAGCGTTCCTCGCGGTCGGCCTCGCCGCCATCGCGCACCCGACCGCGCTCGTCGGCCTCGTCGCCCTGCCCCTGGCGATCCGCCCCGTGCGCGTCGTGCTCCGCGGGGCCGCCGGGCGGCGGCTCATCCCCGCGCTCGTCCAGACCGGGGTCCTGCAGCTCGGGTATGCCGTCGCCCTCACCGTCGGGCTGGTGCTCGCCTGA
- a CDS encoding PLD nuclease N-terminal domain-containing protein, whose protein sequence is MIRVLAAVALLVFTVYCVVDAVQSDEHQVRGLPKILWIVLVLLFPLVGGLAWLIAGRPTSILDVLFGGRDQGGPRGPLGPDDDPDFLRGL, encoded by the coding sequence GTGATCCGCGTGCTGGCCGCCGTCGCGTTGCTGGTCTTCACCGTCTACTGCGTCGTCGACGCCGTGCAGTCGGATGAGCACCAGGTGCGCGGGCTGCCGAAGATCCTGTGGATCGTGCTGGTGCTGCTCTTCCCGCTCGTCGGTGGCCTCGCCTGGCTCATCGCCGGACGCCCCACGAGCATCCTCGACGTGCTCTTCGGCGGTCGCGACCAGGGCGGCCCCAGGGGCCCCCTCGGTCCGGACGACGACCCTGACTTCCTGAGAGGCCTCTGA
- a CDS encoding AMP-binding protein yields MTDLHVPEGATWAQLSPRLRRILLEAPDEAVVVATSGSSGDPKRVRLTGAALRASGEATADLLGGHGRWLLALPTHHVAGLQVLARSVLAGTVPVALSPGMPFTAAAFAAALGQLVQEGDGPRYASLVPTQLHRLLADEEGTRAAATLDAILLGGAAADPGLLTRARDAGVRVVTTYGMSETCGGCVYDGRPLAGLRVRLDDERVLLSGPMLADGYVQADGRRDVGRTGERFAEIAGARWFRTDDRGEVDADGRLRILGRVDDVIITGGHKVEPREVEAALRALSLVDDAVVLGVPDAEWGQAVAALVVPAAARDLPEGTDAWRERLRRALPPHALPDHALPRRVVVRDGIPLLPSGKPDLQHIRGLLSRSLI; encoded by the coding sequence GTGACCGACCTGCACGTGCCCGAGGGCGCGACCTGGGCGCAGCTGTCTCCTCGGCTACGGCGCATCCTGCTCGAGGCACCGGACGAGGCCGTGGTGGTGGCGACCTCCGGCTCCTCCGGCGACCCGAAGCGCGTCCGGCTGACTGGCGCCGCGCTCCGAGCCAGCGGCGAGGCGACGGCCGACCTCCTCGGCGGTCATGGCCGGTGGCTGCTCGCCCTGCCCACGCACCACGTGGCCGGGCTGCAGGTGCTCGCCCGCTCGGTCCTGGCCGGCACCGTCCCGGTCGCCCTCTCCCCCGGTATGCCGTTCACCGCCGCCGCCTTCGCCGCGGCGCTCGGGCAGCTGGTGCAGGAGGGGGACGGTCCCCGTTACGCCTCGCTGGTGCCGACGCAGCTGCACCGGCTCCTGGCGGACGAGGAAGGCACCCGGGCGGCGGCGACGCTGGACGCGATCCTCCTCGGCGGTGCGGCGGCCGACCCCGGCCTGCTCACGCGCGCCCGGGATGCGGGTGTCCGCGTGGTGACCACCTACGGGATGAGCGAGACCTGCGGCGGCTGCGTCTACGACGGCCGCCCCCTCGCTGGGCTGCGGGTGCGGCTCGACGACGAGCGGGTGCTGCTGTCCGGGCCGATGCTGGCCGACGGCTACGTCCAGGCGGACGGTCGACGCGACGTCGGGCGGACGGGCGAACGCTTCGCCGAGATCGCCGGCGCCCGCTGGTTCCGCACCGACGACCGCGGTGAGGTCGACGCCGACGGGCGGCTGCGGATCCTGGGCCGCGTGGACGACGTGATCATCACCGGCGGGCACAAGGTCGAGCCCCGCGAGGTGGAGGCGGCTCTGCGCGCCCTCTCCCTTGTCGACGACGCGGTCGTCCTCGGTGTCCCCGACGCCGAGTGGGGCCAGGCGGTGGCCGCGCTCGTCGTGCCCGCGGCGGCGCGCGACCTCCCCGAGGGCACTGACGCCTGGCGCGAGAGGCTCCGCCGCGCCCTCCCGCCCCATGCCCTGCCCGACCATGCCCTGCCGCGACGGGTGGTGGTGCGTGACGGCATACCCCTCCTGCCGTCGGGCAAGCCGGACCTGCAGCACATCAGGGGCCTGCTGTCCCGATCGTTGATCTAG